A part of Rhinoderma darwinii isolate aRhiDar2 chromosome 1, aRhiDar2.hap1, whole genome shotgun sequence genomic DNA contains:
- the LOC142648921 gene encoding olfactory receptor 6B1-like: protein MQYRNKTEITEFFLHGFPPLLELQIIFFLLFLLIYVLTISENIIIVITIQLHPKLQKPMYFFLSNLAFLEICYVSVTIPNLLVNVLTERKSISFTGCMTQLFFFISLMCTECVLLAVMAFDRYVAVCHPLHYVRIMSHDLCVKLSLSSWVSGFTITIIKVYFISKLSFCGPNIINHFFCDISPVLNLACIDMSLAELVDFILALVILLIPLLVTAISYICIIYTILKISSNDGRRKAFSTCASHLTVVTIFFSTTLFIYARPKKAKSVDANKLISLLYAVFTPMINPFIYCLRNKEIWGTLTKYFCHKENLPELFSVCTSK from the coding sequence ATGCAGTATAGGAATAAAACTGAGATTACAGAATTTTTCCTCCATGGATTTCCTCCTTTACTTGAACTGCAGATAatcttttttctattatttttacttatttatgTCCTGACCATATCTGAAAACATCATTATTGTTATCACTATACAACTTCACCCCAAACTCCAGAAGCCTATGTATTTCTTTCTTAGCAACCTGGCCTTCCTAGAGATTTGCTATGTTTCAGTCACCATCCCGAATTTATTAGTAAATGTTCTAACAGAGAGGAAAAGCATCTCTTTCACTGGCTGTATGACACAGCTCTTCTTTTTCATTTCTCTCATGTGCACAGAATGCGTTCTCTTAGCAGTAATGGCATTTGACCGGTACGTTGCCGTTTGTCACCCATTACATTACGTTAGAATTATGAGCCATGATCTCTGTGTAAAGCTATCTTTATCTTCATGGGTGTCAGGATTTACAATCACCATTATTAAAGTATATTTTATATCCAAATTATCATTTTGTGGTCCAAACATCATTAACCATTTTTTCTGTGACATCTCTCCAGTTCTCAATCTCGCATGTATAGACATGTCACTAGCTGAGCTAGTGGACTTCATATTAGCTTTGGTTATTCTTCTCATCCCGTTATTAGTGACTGCAATTTCCTATATCTGTATCATTTACACAATTTTAAAAATATCATCAAATGATGGAAGACGAAAAGCCTTTTCTACGTGTGCTTCTCATCTAACAGTAGTCACTATATTCTTTTCAACTACACTTTTTATATATGCACGCCCAAAAAAAGCCAAGTCTGTGGATGCCAATAAGCTTATATCTCTCTTATATGCTGTTTTCACTCCTATGATTAATCCTTTTATTTACTGTCTACGAAACAAAGAAATCTGGGGCACATTAACAAAGTATTTTTGCCATAAAGAAAATCTCCCAGAACTCTTTTCCGTCTGTACTAGTAAATAA